A portion of the Colius striatus isolate bColStr4 chromosome 1, bColStr4.1.hap1, whole genome shotgun sequence genome contains these proteins:
- the RPS16 gene encoding small ribosomal subunit protein uS9: MPAKGPLQSVQVFGRKKTATAVAHCKRGNGLIKVNGRPLEMIEPRTLQYKLLEPVLLLGKERFAGVDIRVRVKGGGHVAQIYAIRQAISKALVAYYQKYVDEASKKEIKDILIQYDRTLLVADPRRCESKKFGGPGARARYQKSYR, encoded by the exons ATGCCGGCTAAGGGCCCCCTGCAGAGCGTACAGGTTTTCGGGCGGAAG AAAACCGCAACGGCTGTTGCCCACTGCaagagaggaaatggcctcataAAAGTGAATGGAAGACCTCTGGAAATGATTGAGCCCAGAACTCTGCAGTATAAA CTCCTTGAACCTGTCCTTCTCCTGGGGAAGGAACGCTTCGCTGGTGTCGACATCAGAGTCCGTGTTAAGGGTGGTGGCCACGTAGCACAGATTTACG CTATCCGTCAAGCTATTTCCAAAGCATTGGTGGCTTACTATCAAAAAT atgttGATGAAGCTTCCAAGAAAGAGATCAAGGACATTCTAATCCAGTATGATAGGACTCTGCTGGTTGCAGATCCTCGCCGTTGCGAATCTAAGAAATTTGGAGGACCTGGTGCTCGTGCACGCTACCAGAAGTCTTACCGTTAA